A DNA window from Vigna unguiculata cultivar IT97K-499-35 chromosome 10, ASM411807v1, whole genome shotgun sequence contains the following coding sequences:
- the LOC114165884 gene encoding uncharacterized protein LOC114165884: MGSEKGENSCASPWLKISEEVDPASASETLCFVDRMGASIAVPPKWNARGTYDSLFRNFIKVLHIQPGRISISFHVKPPICNGYGTLHGGSVGTLSEILSTACARTVVAEDKELFLGEISISYMSATPVNEEVLANASVVKSGRNLTVVAAEFKLKKSGNLAYSTRATFYNMPLSSL; this comes from the exons ATGGGAAGTGAGAAAGGAGAAAACTCGTGCGCGTCGCCATGGCTGAAAATCTCGGAGGAAGTTGACCCTGCAAGTGCCTCCGAGACCTTGTGCTTCGTTGATCGCATGGGAGCTTCCATCGCCGTTCCCCCTAAGTGGAACGCGCGTGGCACCTACGACTCCTTGTTTCGGAACTTCATCAAAGTCCTTCATATCCAACCGGGACGAATTTCGATCTCATTTCACGTCAAACCACCCATCTGT AATGGCTATGGAACTCTGCATGGAGGTTCTGTTGGTACTTTGAGTGAGATTCTGTCAACTGCTTGTGCTAGAACGGTAGTTGCTGAGGACAAGGAACTTTTTCTTGGGGAAATTAGCATTTCTTACATGTCTGCCACTCCGGTAAAT GAAGAAGTGTTAGCAAATGCCTCCGTAGTGAAGTCCGGCAGAAATTTGACTGTAGTCGCAGCTGAGTTTAAATTGAAGAAATCTGGGAATTTGGCCTATAGCACTCGTGCTACCTTCTATAACATGCCTCTTTCCAGTTTATGA